A window of Rhododendron vialii isolate Sample 1 chromosome 13a, ASM3025357v1 contains these coding sequences:
- the LOC131314744 gene encoding uncharacterized protein LOC131314744 yields the protein MFEQGVSGSGSLGKIYESVKNLDNDYLVSDQRGKSLLRPRIADVASASDTKHTLLKQFPKQEHSNHSNPFQHDQKSVQWSPQTLSPFCSSYTTGVTAPAPPMVEEGYVKGVVTYMVMDDLIVKPMSNISSISLLCSIGVQNLSFVEEKTVEVDLDKGLKLLKASFESNTVLTDVFLSTMRFTI from the exons ATGTTCGAGCAGGGTGTGTCTGGGTCTGGCTCCTTGGGCAAAATCTACGAGAGCGTCAAAAACCTCGACAATGACTATCTCGTCTCGGATCAAAGGGGGAAGTCCCTCTTGAGACCCCGAATTGCTGATGTAGCCTCGGCTTCAGACACCAAGCACACTCTGTTGAAGCAATTCCCAAAGCAGGAGCACTCCAATCACTCCAATCCGTTCCAACATGATCAGAAATCAGTACAATGGAGTCCTCAAACATTATCCCCATTTTGTAGTAGTTATACAACAGGAGTAACTGCTCCAGCACCTCCAATGGTGGAGGAAGGTTATGTTAAAGGAGTGGTGACTTACATGGTGATGGATGATCTGATCGTGAAACCCATGTCCAACATCTCTAGCATTTCTCTTCTCTGCAGTATTGGGGTTCAAAATCTGAGCTTTGTGGAAGAGAAGACCGTGGAGGTTGACTTGGACAAG GGTTTGAAGCTGTTGAAGGCCTCCTTTGAGTCTAACACCGTTCTCACCGATGTGTTCCTCTCTACTATGCGATTTACAATTTAA